One window of Leptospira yasudae genomic DNA carries:
- a CDS encoding aldo/keto reductase, translated as MKQRKLGTQGPLVSEIGLGCMGMSDFYGTKETRDRAESIRTIHTALDAGINLLNTGDFYGIGHNELLIAEALKSAPNQPLISVKFGAMRTPQGGFTGYDARPAAVKNFAAYSLTRLGVEAIDIYQPSRVDPTIPIEETVGAIKELIEEGKVRYLGLSEASPENIRRAHKIHPVTALEIEYSLATRLIEKEILSTARELGIGIVAYGVLSRGLLSGKISGQLESGDFRNHSPRFMGKNLESNLERVNLLQELAKEKGCSPAQLAIAWVLHQGDDIVPLIGSTKTGSLKENLGALNISLNREELNRISEAFPDGSFQGERYPAFQMQTVAK; from the coding sequence GAAAGTTAGGAACACAAGGACCGCTCGTTTCCGAAATCGGCCTCGGTTGTATGGGAATGTCGGACTTCTACGGCACAAAGGAGACTCGGGATCGGGCCGAAAGCATTCGCACGATTCACACGGCTCTGGATGCGGGAATCAATCTTCTGAACACGGGGGATTTTTACGGGATCGGACACAACGAGTTGTTGATCGCGGAGGCATTGAAGTCGGCTCCGAACCAACCGCTGATCAGCGTAAAGTTCGGAGCGATGAGAACTCCGCAAGGAGGGTTTACCGGTTACGATGCAAGACCCGCCGCGGTCAAAAATTTCGCCGCGTATTCCCTAACCCGACTCGGAGTGGAAGCGATCGATATCTATCAACCGTCCCGCGTAGATCCGACCATACCGATCGAAGAAACGGTGGGTGCGATCAAAGAGCTGATCGAGGAAGGAAAAGTGCGTTATCTCGGATTATCGGAGGCTTCTCCCGAAAATATACGACGTGCGCATAAAATCCATCCAGTGACCGCGTTGGAGATCGAATACTCGTTGGCAACGAGGTTGATCGAAAAGGAAATTCTTTCCACAGCAAGAGAACTCGGAATCGGAATCGTCGCTTACGGAGTTTTATCCAGAGGACTTCTTTCCGGAAAAATTTCGGGCCAACTGGAAAGCGGAGATTTTAGAAATCATTCTCCGCGCTTTATGGGAAAAAACCTTGAATCCAATCTGGAGCGGGTCAATCTGCTTCAAGAACTTGCAAAGGAAAAAGGCTGTAGTCCCGCACAACTCGCGATCGCGTGGGTGCTTCATCAAGGAGACGATATCGTTCCTTTGATCGGTTCCACGAAGACGGGAAGTCTGAAGGAAAACTTAGGCGCGCTGAACATATCTCTCAACCGCGAAGAATTGAATCGAATCTCGGAAGCGTTTCCGGACGGTTCCTTCCAAGGAGAAAGATATCCCGCGTTTCAGATGCAGACCGTAGCCAAATGA
- a CDS encoding TetR/AcrR family transcriptional regulator, whose product MPRTGLTPDELYNKALDSTEEEIRRNGVERLKLTDIARELNVSHAALYKFFSDKQSLLDEVSKRWLDRIDRELERISKQNSPVETILTEWFTTLHTMKREKVLSDPRLFGAFNLSAEKTRPFVVSHLNHMAELLEGLVQTGISNGTFHCSNAKEGARILFEGTASFHHPRLVLESIEEDRRQALKALIKTLLAGLKSKTL is encoded by the coding sequence ATGCCCAGAACAGGCTTAACGCCCGATGAACTTTATAACAAGGCGCTCGATTCGACGGAGGAAGAAATCCGACGCAACGGAGTCGAACGTCTTAAGCTGACCGACATTGCAAGAGAGCTCAATGTCAGTCACGCGGCTCTCTATAAATTTTTTTCGGACAAACAGTCTCTTCTGGACGAGGTTTCCAAACGATGGCTGGATAGAATCGATCGGGAATTGGAAAGAATTTCGAAACAGAATTCTCCGGTCGAAACGATTCTCACCGAATGGTTCACAACCTTGCACACGATGAAACGTGAAAAGGTTCTTTCCGATCCCCGCCTTTTCGGCGCGTTCAATCTTTCCGCGGAAAAAACCAGACCGTTCGTCGTGTCCCATCTCAATCACATGGCCGAACTTCTCGAAGGCTTAGTGCAAACGGGAATTTCAAACGGAACGTTTCATTGTTCGAACGCGAAGGAAGGAGCGAGAATTCTCTTCGAAGGAACCGCGTCCTTTCATCATCCCCGTTTGGTTTTGGAATCGATCGAAGAGGATCGCAGACAAGCGCTCAAGGCGCTCATCAAAACTTTGCTCGCGGGTTTGAAATCAAAGACGTTGTAA
- a CDS encoding serine hydrolase domain-containing protein — MRIWLFLIWIGFVLSCASTQPEGEVALRSAARSFAPKQLNRTPYEGFPIALPEEAGLDSAPLLRLSKSIREEGIEVRSLLIFKDGKLVMERYAGGVTHDHNHSVYSVTKTVTSTLLGILNLEGVLKNVDEPVMNSLRSLGNLPFPLLDGKESLKLRDVLHMASGMRWSEFPEREDIRTAEDPLVIALLPEVKDKPGTKFDYSNGDSQLAAAVLENKAGMTLLHFAEKTLFSWLDFKGYEWYTSPSGRQTAGFGLRLKPIDMLKLGVLYLDKGIYRGKKILKPDWIKQAIQPGASQNYGYQLWTHQFEGKKTFMANGKGSQFVYVIPHRRMVIVTTSAIWDKPISFLLDKILSGVKESLDSKDKKKNPEKEEAFLKEIHEASITIGNSALWKDLDEPHLIHPKH, encoded by the coding sequence ATGAGAATTTGGCTTTTTTTGATTTGGATCGGATTCGTTCTTTCCTGTGCTTCCACCCAGCCCGAGGGAGAAGTCGCTTTACGAAGCGCGGCGCGTTCATTCGCCCCGAAACAACTGAATCGAACTCCTTACGAAGGTTTTCCGATCGCTCTTCCCGAAGAAGCCGGTTTGGATTCCGCGCCCTTACTTCGCTTATCAAAATCGATCCGGGAAGAAGGAATCGAAGTCCGTTCTCTCCTGATCTTTAAAGACGGCAAGCTCGTGATGGAACGTTATGCGGGAGGAGTTACGCACGACCACAACCACAGCGTGTACTCCGTCACAAAAACGGTCACTTCCACCTTGCTCGGAATTCTCAACTTGGAAGGCGTTCTGAAAAACGTGGACGAACCTGTGATGAATTCTTTGCGTTCGCTCGGCAATCTTCCGTTTCCTCTTTTGGATGGAAAAGAATCCTTAAAACTCAGAGACGTTCTTCACATGGCTTCGGGAATGCGTTGGTCCGAGTTTCCCGAACGGGAAGACATTCGTACTGCGGAAGATCCTCTCGTAATCGCGCTGCTTCCCGAAGTGAAGGATAAACCCGGAACGAAGTTCGATTACAGCAACGGAGATTCTCAACTTGCCGCCGCGGTTTTGGAAAACAAAGCGGGAATGACTCTGCTTCATTTCGCCGAAAAGACTTTGTTCTCATGGCTCGATTTCAAAGGATATGAATGGTATACTTCTCCGTCGGGAAGACAAACCGCAGGTTTCGGTTTAAGACTCAAGCCGATCGATATGTTGAAGTTAGGCGTTCTGTATTTGGATAAAGGAATTTATCGAGGCAAAAAAATTCTTAAGCCCGACTGGATCAAGCAGGCGATCCAACCGGGAGCGTCGCAGAATTACGGTTATCAATTGTGGACGCATCAGTTCGAAGGAAAAAAAACGTTTATGGCGAACGGAAAGGGAAGTCAGTTCGTGTATGTGATTCCTCACAGAAGAATGGTGATCGTGACCACTTCGGCGATCTGGGACAAACCGATTTCATTTCTCTTGGATAAGATTCTTTCGGGAGTAAAGGAATCTTTGGATTCGAAAGATAAGAAAAAAAATCCGGAAAAGGAAGAAGCGTTCTTAAAGGAAATTCACGAGGCTTCGATTACGATCGGGAATTCCGCGTTATGGAAGGACTTGGACGAACCGCATTTGATTCATCCTAAACATTAG
- a CDS encoding LIC_10730 family protein, which yields MNRTFILRSLLICFLCVAVPHLGCLVRVDWDGNEKNVKKGPSPDAFPTIEDANLTQAERARLIREGKLTPLSPDGLALIHGRDSGFSYEHACTQLLAKCQGNCMEEWYPFTSIFLPIIGYRSAKQRQCMDRCNQFCKLPSRILSGETSTTPTTPGPQSQ from the coding sequence ATGAATCGTACATTCATACTTCGTTCTTTATTGATCTGCTTTTTATGCGTCGCTGTTCCGCATCTGGGTTGCCTCGTTCGAGTGGATTGGGACGGGAACGAGAAGAATGTCAAGAAGGGCCCTTCTCCCGATGCGTTTCCTACGATCGAGGATGCAAACCTTACCCAAGCGGAACGAGCCAGGTTGATTCGGGAAGGAAAACTAACGCCCCTTTCTCCGGACGGTCTCGCATTGATTCACGGCCGAGATTCCGGTTTTTCCTACGAACACGCCTGCACGCAACTTCTCGCGAAGTGCCAGGGGAATTGTATGGAGGAATGGTATCCGTTCACGTCCATTTTCTTGCCGATCATAGGTTACAGAAGCGCGAAACAAAGACAGTGTATGGATCGATGCAATCAATTCTGCAAACTTCCGAGTAGAATTCTTTCGGGAGAAACGAGCACAACTCCGACGACTCCCGGTCCTCAAAGCCAGTGA
- the cutA gene encoding divalent-cation tolerance protein CutA, producing MADSKEIVVFTTLSDRDLAEIQISEMLQEGIIISGTIFPEVTLMYQWDGKIAMDTENKIMIKARSDQYPKIEEFIMKHHPYLAPEIIRLDVSFGSENYRKFIKAKIDKAG from the coding sequence ATGGCCGACTCAAAAGAAATCGTCGTATTTACAACGCTAAGCGATCGGGATCTCGCGGAGATTCAGATTTCAGAAATGCTTCAGGAAGGGATCATTATCTCAGGAACGATTTTTCCCGAAGTTACGCTGATGTATCAGTGGGACGGAAAGATCGCGATGGATACGGAAAACAAGATCATGATTAAGGCGAGATCGGATCAATATCCTAAGATCGAAGAATTCATCATGAAACATCACCCTTACCTCGCTCCGGAAATCATCCGTCTCGACGTAAGTTTCGGCAGCGAGAATTATCGCAAATTCATTAAAGCGAAGATCGATAAGGCGGGCTGA
- a CDS encoding rhomboid family intramembrane serine protease, with amino-acid sequence MITILICLVTFGLSVWCFASEEKLGKFILTPYRLERDKNYYTLLTSGFIHADWMHLIFNMVSFYSFGKNLELTVGPIKFLIFYLGTILITSVISWRKNSDNPLYATLGASGGVCGVLFATILFYPGLSLYMMFIPIPIPGAIYAVLYLVYTYFSSRNAASDGINHDAHLWGALCGIAFALLLEPEIISRVLRNITGGGEG; translated from the coding sequence TTGATTACGATACTGATCTGTCTTGTCACTTTCGGTTTGAGCGTTTGGTGTTTTGCGTCCGAGGAAAAACTCGGAAAATTCATTCTAACACCGTATCGACTAGAGCGGGATAAGAATTATTACACGCTTCTTACTTCCGGTTTTATTCACGCCGATTGGATGCATTTGATCTTCAACATGGTTTCGTTTTATTCGTTTGGGAAGAATTTGGAACTGACCGTAGGCCCGATCAAGTTTCTGATTTTTTATCTAGGAACGATTCTGATTACGAGCGTCATTTCCTGGAGAAAGAATTCGGATAACCCGCTTTATGCGACTCTCGGAGCGTCGGGCGGCGTTTGCGGAGTTTTGTTCGCTACGATTCTGTTTTATCCGGGCTTATCGCTTTATATGATGTTTATTCCGATCCCGATTCCGGGCGCGATCTACGCCGTTCTTTACCTTGTGTATACGTATTTTTCTTCGAGAAACGCGGCGTCGGACGGAATCAATCACGACGCGCATCTTTGGGGTGCGTTATGCGGAATCGCATTCGCCCTTTTGCTGGAACCCGAAATCATCAGCAGGGTTTTGAGAAATATTACGGGCGGCGGAGAAGGTTAA